One Natrinema longum genomic window carries:
- a CDS encoding transcriptional regulator produces MQLSIDDRILETLESSGMILSPAVIAINIDKSRDEVNRRLSALVEYGVVARVKRGYYEITDTGKEYLSGELDASSLEPNES; encoded by the coding sequence ATGCAGTTGTCGATCGATGACCGGATTCTCGAGACGCTCGAGTCGTCGGGCATGATTCTGTCTCCCGCGGTTATCGCGATAAATATCGACAAATCGAGGGATGAGGTGAATCGCCGGCTATCGGCACTGGTCGAGTACGGAGTCGTCGCTCGAGTCAAACGGGGATACTACGAAATCACTGATACCGGCAAGGAGTATCTGTCTGGAGAGTTAGACGCGAGTTCCCTTGAGCCAAACGAGAGTTGA
- a CDS encoding zinc-binding dehydrogenase translates to MKAVQFAEHGDTDVIEYGEYPDPEIDRDEVLVDIKAAALNHLDIWTRRGMPGIDLEMPHIPGSDGAGVVEDVGEDVTRFEEGDHVALSAGVGDLRMDDPTLDPRFHIIGEHVTGVHSEYAAIPEDNLIPVPDHVDWAVAGSSSLVFQTAWRMLIERADLEAGESVLVLGASGGVGHAALQIADYAGAEVYATGSTAEKLDYAEEHGADHVCNYEEEDFADWVLSETDGRGVDVVVEHVGAPTWQNSLKSLTKGGRLVTCGGTGGGNPETDIPRIFWNQLQIIGSTMATPDQVDDVLELVWDGTFEPAIREELPMSETARAHEIIENREGFGKVVVRPDSEL, encoded by the coding sequence ATGAAGGCAGTCCAATTCGCGGAACACGGCGACACGGACGTCATCGAGTACGGCGAGTACCCCGATCCCGAAATCGATCGGGACGAGGTACTGGTCGACATCAAGGCGGCCGCGCTCAACCACCTGGACATTTGGACCCGGCGGGGAATGCCGGGAATCGACCTCGAGATGCCCCACATTCCGGGCAGCGACGGGGCCGGCGTCGTCGAGGACGTCGGCGAGGACGTCACCCGCTTCGAGGAGGGCGACCACGTCGCGCTCTCGGCCGGCGTCGGCGACCTGCGGATGGACGACCCGACGCTCGACCCGCGATTTCACATCATCGGCGAACACGTCACCGGCGTCCACTCCGAATACGCCGCGATCCCCGAGGACAACCTGATCCCCGTTCCCGACCACGTCGACTGGGCGGTCGCCGGCTCGAGTTCGCTGGTCTTCCAGACCGCCTGGCGCATGCTCATCGAACGGGCCGACCTCGAGGCCGGCGAGTCGGTGCTCGTGTTGGGAGCCAGCGGCGGAGTCGGCCACGCCGCCCTCCAGATCGCCGACTACGCGGGCGCGGAGGTCTACGCGACCGGCAGTACGGCGGAGAAGCTCGACTACGCCGAGGAACACGGCGCGGACCACGTCTGTAACTACGAAGAAGAGGACTTCGCGGACTGGGTTCTCTCGGAGACGGACGGCCGCGGCGTCGACGTCGTCGTCGAACACGTCGGCGCGCCAACCTGGCAGAACTCGCTGAAGAGCCTGACCAAGGGCGGGCGGCTCGTCACCTGTGGCGGTACCGGCGGCGGCAATCCCGAGACGGACATTCCGCGTATCTTCTGGAACCAGCTCCAGATCATCGGCTCGACGATGGCCACGCCCGATCAGGTCGACGACGTGTTGGAGCTCGTCTGGGACGGAACGTTCGAGCCCGCGATCCGCGAGGAACTGCCGATGAGCGAGACCGCACGCGCCCACGAGATCATCGAGAACCGGGAAGGGTTCGGCAAAGTCGTCGTCCGACCGGACAGCGAACTCTAG
- a CDS encoding MogA/MoaB family molybdenum cofactor biosynthesis protein — protein sequence MTETAADETSDDSDGTLCTGVVTIASDRSLETDEPGEALTEILEADGNEVTVREHVGPDHDTVQSIVSRLIDRNDVHVVITAGATGVESTDVTLEAVAPLLEKELATFSELFTVLAYEQVGTSAVTARTLAGIADETPVFCLPGNTDAVRLALEEIVLSEAPEIIDCLREDESNAEDDEDVKEDDDAESDPDAAAGDPTEVDATDGGA from the coding sequence ATGACGGAAACGGCTGCGGACGAAACGTCCGACGATAGCGACGGGACGCTCTGTACCGGTGTCGTCACGATCGCTTCGGATCGAAGCCTCGAGACCGACGAACCCGGCGAGGCACTCACCGAGATTCTCGAGGCCGACGGCAACGAGGTCACGGTGCGAGAACACGTCGGCCCGGATCACGATACCGTCCAGTCGATCGTCTCGCGATTGATCGACCGCAACGACGTCCACGTCGTGATCACAGCGGGCGCGACGGGCGTCGAATCGACCGACGTCACCCTCGAGGCCGTCGCCCCGTTACTCGAGAAGGAGCTGGCGACCTTCAGCGAACTCTTCACCGTGTTGGCCTACGAACAGGTGGGGACGAGCGCCGTGACCGCGCGGACGCTCGCGGGCATCGCCGACGAAACGCCGGTCTTCTGTCTGCCCGGCAACACCGATGCGGTCCGCCTCGCACTCGAGGAGATCGTCCTGTCGGAAGCGCCCGAGATCATCGACTGCCTCCGGGAGGACGAGTCGAACGCCGAGGACGACGAAGATGTCAAGGAGGACGACGACGCCGAGAGCGATCCGGACGCCGCAGCCGGCGACCCAACCGAAGTCGACGCGACCGACGGAGGTGCCTGA
- a CDS encoding class I SAM-dependent methyltransferase produces the protein MTTALRDAIYAVRKARLGLERRRLDYGRETRERAERLADVLPASAAELRAYEQEYDDLEWFHESYADRVAEIHEAGVATDTTHWRDGVTLYVVCRALEVETVVETGVLFGSFDAHILAALSENGGGTLHAVDLPGGPPGPFEYGHLIPDRCRDHWELREGDAREVLPKLLETVGPVDLFLHDSDHRHPHMRFEYETALAHLTPGGVLASHDVRLSRLFDRFTEANGLRSCVVCDTGIGRLSASSARPDSNRS, from the coding sequence ATGACGACGGCCCTTCGCGACGCGATTTACGCCGTTCGGAAAGCTCGGTTGGGACTCGAGCGCCGCCGACTCGATTACGGCCGGGAGACGCGCGAGCGGGCCGAGCGGCTGGCCGACGTGCTCCCGGCGTCGGCCGCCGAACTGCGGGCGTACGAGCAGGAATACGACGACCTCGAGTGGTTCCACGAGAGCTACGCCGACCGGGTCGCCGAGATCCACGAGGCCGGCGTCGCCACCGACACGACCCACTGGCGCGACGGCGTCACGCTCTACGTCGTCTGTCGCGCACTCGAGGTCGAGACGGTCGTCGAAACCGGCGTACTCTTCGGGTCGTTCGACGCGCACATCCTCGCCGCACTGTCCGAGAACGGCGGCGGGACGCTCCACGCGGTGGATCTCCCCGGCGGACCGCCCGGCCCCTTCGAGTACGGCCACCTGATCCCGGATCGGTGTCGGGACCACTGGGAGCTTCGCGAGGGCGACGCACGCGAGGTGCTCCCGAAGCTACTCGAGACCGTCGGCCCCGTCGACCTCTTTTTGCACGACTCGGACCACCGGCACCCCCACATGCGCTTCGAGTACGAGACGGCGCTCGCTCACCTCACGCCGGGTGGCGTGCTCGCGAGCCACGACGTGCGGCTCTCGAGGCTGTTCGATCGATTTACCGAGGCCAACGGCCTTCGATCGTGCGTCGTCTGCGATACGGGCATCGGGCGGCTCTCGGCCTCGAGCGCTCGGCCGGACTCGAACCGGTCGTGA
- a CDS encoding PadR family transcriptional regulator, whose protein sequence is MSDDDSRDLERPARADASPADTTDDRRAWAKLTGFQRDCLEAVARREHEGYPCYPWGIAETIERWYPRVSPGRLESSLRALVDRDLVTTRDGLPGSVHAYRLTGAGRALLVQRADRLAVLRERRPDHDAIAEGTTRGEGADRPTGARDEDSSGD, encoded by the coding sequence ATGTCAGACGACGATTCGCGGGACCTTGAACGTCCCGCTCGAGCAGACGCATCGCCCGCAGACACCACGGACGACCGGCGCGCGTGGGCCAAACTCACCGGCTTCCAGCGCGACTGTCTCGAGGCCGTCGCCCGCCGCGAACACGAGGGCTACCCCTGCTATCCCTGGGGGATCGCGGAGACCATCGAGCGCTGGTATCCGAGGGTCAGCCCCGGCCGGCTCGAGTCGAGCCTGCGCGCGCTCGTCGATCGCGACCTCGTCACGACGCGCGATGGCCTCCCGGGCTCCGTCCACGCCTACCGACTCACGGGTGCCGGGCGCGCGCTGCTCGTCCAGCGCGCCGACCGGCTCGCCGTCCTCCGCGAGCGACGACCCGACCACGACGCGATAGCGGAGGGGACCACTCGAGGGGAGGGGGCCGATCGGCCGACCGGGGCTCGAGACGAGGACTCGAGTGGCGACTGA
- a CDS encoding cyclophilin-like family protein: MTDLRVTVDDRELEATWTDDAPETRAALEDALPVAGDAIRWGEELYFDFALDAPPENASAVVPEGAIAYWPAGEKLCLFWGETPASVDGEPRAAAPVTVVARVDETVSLADLEGGARVRLDRAEG, from the coding sequence ATGACCGATCTACGCGTTACCGTCGACGACCGCGAACTCGAGGCCACGTGGACCGACGACGCACCCGAAACGCGAGCCGCGCTCGAGGACGCACTACCGGTCGCCGGCGACGCGATCCGCTGGGGCGAGGAACTCTATTTCGACTTCGCGCTCGACGCGCCGCCGGAAAACGCCAGCGCGGTCGTCCCCGAGGGCGCGATCGCCTACTGGCCGGCCGGGGAGAAACTGTGTCTCTTCTGGGGCGAGACGCCGGCCAGCGTGGACGGCGAACCCCGCGCCGCCGCGCCCGTGACCGTCGTCGCACGCGTCGACGAGACGGTCTCGCTGGCCGATCTCGAGGGCGGGGCGCGGGTTCGCCTCGATCGGGCCGAGGGGTGA
- the guaA gene encoding glutamine-hydrolyzing GMP synthase, whose protein sequence is MVDTETFVPDAVAEIDEKIGDANAVIALSGGVDSSTAAALAYEAIGDQLTPVYVDTGLMRKGETEEIRETFGYMDSLRIVEAQDRFLDALEGVTDPEEKRHIIGEQFIREFETVATDVDADYLVQGTIYPDRIESEGTIKSHHNVGGLPEVVDFEGIVEPMRDLYKDEVREVARELGLEEIISERMPFPGPGLAVRIIGEITAEKLEVAREANHVVEEELEDYEPWQALAAVIGKATGVKGDNRVHGWVVSVRSVESRDGMTARAQEIDWDTLQRIQSRITGSHENVARVVYDVTHKPPATIEYE, encoded by the coding sequence ATGGTAGATACCGAGACGTTCGTCCCCGACGCAGTCGCAGAGATCGACGAGAAAATCGGCGATGCGAACGCCGTCATCGCGCTGTCGGGCGGCGTCGACTCCTCGACGGCCGCCGCGCTGGCCTACGAGGCGATCGGCGACCAGCTCACGCCCGTCTACGTCGACACCGGGTTGATGCGGAAAGGCGAGACCGAGGAGATCCGCGAGACCTTCGGCTACATGGACAGTCTCCGGATCGTGGAGGCACAGGACCGCTTCCTCGACGCACTGGAAGGCGTCACCGATCCCGAGGAGAAGCGCCACATCATCGGCGAACAGTTCATCCGGGAGTTCGAGACGGTCGCCACGGACGTCGACGCCGACTATCTCGTGCAGGGAACGATCTACCCCGACCGCATCGAGAGCGAGGGAACGATCAAGTCCCACCACAACGTCGGCGGCCTCCCCGAGGTCGTCGACTTCGAGGGCATCGTCGAACCCATGCGCGACCTCTACAAGGACGAGGTCCGCGAGGTCGCACGCGAACTCGGCCTCGAGGAGATCATCTCCGAGCGCATGCCGTTCCCCGGTCCCGGCCTCGCCGTGCGGATCATCGGCGAGATCACCGCGGAGAAACTCGAGGTGGCCCGCGAGGCTAACCACGTCGTCGAGGAGGAACTCGAAGACTACGAGCCCTGGCAGGCGCTCGCTGCCGTCATCGGGAAGGCCACGGGTGTCAAGGGTGACAATCGGGTCCACGGCTGGGTCGTCTCCGTCCGCTCGGTCGAGTCACGCGACGGCATGACTGCCCGCGCTCAGGAGATCGACTGGGACACCCTCCAGCGCATTCAATCCCGAATTACGGGGTCCCACGAGAACGTCGCCCGCGTCGTCTACGACGTAACCCACAAACCACCCGCGACCATCGAGTACGAATGA
- a CDS encoding 5-formyltetrahydrofolate cyclo-ligase, with the protein MGSVDDGRNGDHGTDKESIRERVWDDLEESGEARFPFPPHGRIPNFAGADDAADRLAEQPEWTDATTIKANPDAPQLPVRRRALREGKTVYMAVPRLRDEKCFLKLDPAELEDYDAATTVSGSSAHGEQVGPDEVDRVDLIVSGSVAVSAGRESARTASDDRSTADDGGRIGKGEGYSDLEYAVLRELGLVDASTPVATTIHERQLLDERVAMEPHDVAMDLVVTPERVIRPEGSDQPTGIDWDLLADERLEEIPVLDGFRENVS; encoded by the coding sequence GTGGGCTCCGTCGACGACGGTCGAAACGGGGACCACGGCACCGACAAGGAATCGATCCGCGAGCGCGTCTGGGACGACCTTGAGGAGAGCGGCGAGGCCCGGTTTCCGTTTCCACCCCACGGCCGGATTCCGAACTTCGCCGGGGCGGACGACGCAGCCGATCGGCTGGCCGAGCAACCGGAGTGGACGGACGCGACGACGATCAAGGCCAATCCCGATGCGCCGCAACTCCCCGTCCGACGGCGCGCGCTCCGCGAGGGGAAGACGGTCTACATGGCGGTGCCGCGACTGCGAGACGAGAAGTGTTTCCTGAAACTCGATCCCGCGGAACTCGAGGACTACGACGCCGCGACGACCGTCTCCGGCTCCTCGGCCCACGGCGAACAGGTGGGGCCCGACGAGGTCGACCGCGTCGATCTGATCGTCTCCGGGAGCGTTGCCGTCAGCGCGGGCCGAGAGTCCGCACGGACGGCGAGCGACGATCGCTCCACGGCCGACGACGGCGGCCGGATCGGCAAGGGCGAAGGCTACAGCGACCTCGAGTACGCCGTGCTCCGAGAGCTCGGACTCGTCGACGCGTCTACGCCGGTGGCGACGACGATCCACGAACGGCAGTTGCTCGACGAGCGCGTCGCGATGGAGCCCCACGACGTCGCGATGGATCTCGTCGTCACGCCCGAGCGGGTGATCCGACCCGAGGGAAGCGACCAGCCGACGGGGATCGACTGGGACCTGCTCGCCGACGAGCGACTCGAGGAGATCCCGGTTCTCGACGGGTTTCGGGAGAACGTGTCGTAA
- a CDS encoding prenyltransferase, which translates to MSNVASGRSLADWELAPAVDYIERVQRSDGLIPWYPDGPADPWDHVESAMGLSVADRHEAARRAYRWIADAQHEDGSLWATYGETDGDDGAHAGDEPRKETHRSAYVAVGVWHHYLCTGDRAFLETLWPTVRDALEFACAQQAATGEIYWTVGADGEVYEDALVAGCASIYKSLACGAAIAAELGHTDARERWLAARADLGAAIRERPDRFDRTWESKSRYAMDWFYPVLCGVLGGEPARQRLEAGMDRYLEEGLGCRCVADEPWVTVAESCELVVSLAAVGEAERAREIYEWLFQWTDDEGVFWTGYQFEDEEFWPGERPTWTGGAAVLAADALSGLSGAADLFTDPLPERE; encoded by the coding sequence CGGACTGGGAGCTCGCACCCGCAGTCGACTACATCGAACGCGTCCAGCGATCGGACGGGCTCATCCCCTGGTATCCCGACGGCCCCGCCGATCCCTGGGATCACGTCGAGAGCGCGATGGGGCTGTCGGTCGCTGATCGCCACGAGGCCGCCCGTCGGGCCTACCGGTGGATCGCCGACGCACAACACGAGGACGGATCGCTGTGGGCGACCTACGGCGAAACGGACGGCGACGACGGCGCACACGCCGGCGACGAACCCCGAAAGGAGACCCACCGCAGCGCCTACGTCGCGGTCGGCGTCTGGCACCACTACCTGTGTACCGGCGATCGGGCGTTCCTCGAGACGCTCTGGCCGACCGTCCGCGACGCCCTCGAATTCGCCTGCGCCCAGCAGGCCGCGACCGGCGAGATCTACTGGACCGTCGGCGCGGACGGCGAGGTCTACGAGGACGCCCTCGTCGCCGGCTGTGCCTCGATCTACAAGAGCCTGGCCTGCGGGGCGGCGATCGCCGCGGAACTGGGCCACACCGACGCCCGCGAGCGCTGGCTCGCGGCCCGCGCCGACCTCGGTGCGGCGATCCGGGAGCGTCCCGACCGCTTCGATCGCACGTGGGAGAGCAAATCCCGCTACGCGATGGACTGGTTCTATCCCGTCCTCTGTGGCGTGCTGGGCGGCGAGCCGGCGCGACAGCGCCTCGAGGCGGGGATGGATCGCTACCTCGAGGAGGGACTGGGCTGTCGCTGCGTGGCGGACGAGCCCTGGGTGACCGTCGCGGAATCCTGCGAGTTGGTCGTGTCGCTGGCCGCGGTCGGCGAGGCGGAACGCGCGCGTGAGATCTACGAGTGGCTCTTCCAGTGGACCGACGACGAGGGGGTCTTCTGGACGGGGTATCAGTTCGAGGACGAGGAGTTCTGGCCGGGCGAGCGGCCGACGTGGACGGGCGGGGCGGCGGTGCTGGCCGCGGACGCGCTGTCGGGGTTGTCGGGGGCTGCGGATCTGTTTACTGATCCCCTGCCGGAAAGGGAGTGA
- the pyrG gene encoding glutamine hydrolyzing CTP synthase, with amino-acid sequence MPTESDTHYDPSLGNKFIFVTGGVMSGLGKGITAASTGRLLKNAGFDVTAVKIDPYLNVDAGTMNPYQHGEVYVLEDGGEVDLDLGNYERFLDIDMTSDHNITTGKTYQHVIEKERAGDYLGKTVQIIPHITDDIKRRIREAAEGTDVCIIEVGGTVGDIEGMPYLEALRQFAHEEPEENVLFTHVTLVPYSKNGEQKTKPTQHSVKEVRSIGLQPDVIVGRCEDRLDPETKEKIALFCDIPTEAVFSNPDVEDVYHVPLMVEDGGLDQYVLEHFGLAEEALPEGERANDWREIVTTEKEGTVDIALVGKYDLEDAYMSIHESLKHAGFEVGVDVDTHWVAADELSKGHDGQLEGMDGVIVPGGFGMRGSEGKIRAVQYARENDVPFLGLCLGFQMAVVEYARNVLGLEGAHSAEMEADTPHPVIDILPEQYEVEDMGGTMRLGEHTTVIEPQTLAYELYGDTSCSERHRHRYEVNPEYFDAFEDEPLTFSGTAGNRMEILELDDHPFFLGTQFHPEYTSRPGQPSPPFLGLVEAVLEEPDAESESEPDDADTETEVTH; translated from the coding sequence ATGCCGACGGAATCGGACACTCATTATGACCCCTCGCTGGGGAACAAGTTCATCTTCGTCACCGGCGGCGTCATGTCGGGGCTCGGAAAGGGGATCACGGCCGCGAGCACCGGCCGGCTCCTCAAAAACGCCGGGTTCGACGTCACCGCGGTGAAGATCGACCCGTACCTGAACGTCGACGCGGGGACGATGAATCCCTACCAGCACGGTGAGGTTTACGTCCTCGAAGATGGCGGCGAGGTCGACCTCGATCTCGGGAACTACGAACGGTTCCTCGACATCGACATGACCTCGGATCACAACATCACGACGGGGAAGACCTACCAGCACGTCATCGAGAAGGAGCGCGCGGGAGACTACCTGGGCAAGACGGTCCAGATCATTCCTCACATCACCGACGACATCAAGCGCCGCATTCGCGAGGCCGCGGAAGGCACCGACGTCTGTATCATCGAAGTCGGCGGCACCGTGGGCGACATCGAGGGGATGCCCTACCTCGAGGCGCTGCGCCAGTTCGCCCACGAGGAACCGGAAGAGAACGTCCTCTTTACGCACGTCACCCTCGTTCCGTACTCGAAAAACGGCGAGCAAAAGACCAAGCCGACCCAGCACTCGGTCAAGGAGGTCCGCTCGATCGGCCTCCAGCCGGACGTGATCGTCGGCCGCTGTGAGGATCGACTCGATCCCGAGACCAAAGAGAAGATCGCGCTGTTCTGTGACATTCCCACGGAAGCGGTGTTCTCGAACCCCGACGTCGAGGACGTCTATCACGTTCCCCTGATGGTCGAAGACGGGGGGCTCGATCAGTACGTCCTCGAGCACTTCGGGCTGGCCGAGGAGGCGCTCCCGGAGGGCGAGCGGGCGAACGACTGGCGCGAGATCGTCACGACCGAGAAGGAAGGGACGGTCGACATCGCGCTGGTCGGGAAGTACGACCTCGAGGACGCGTACATGTCGATCCACGAGTCGCTGAAACACGCCGGTTTCGAAGTCGGCGTGGACGTCGACACCCACTGGGTGGCCGCCGACGAACTGAGCAAGGGCCACGACGGCCAACTCGAGGGAATGGACGGTGTCATCGTTCCCGGCGGGTTCGGAATGCGTGGCTCCGAGGGCAAGATCCGGGCGGTCCAGTACGCCCGCGAGAACGACGTCCCGTTCCTGGGCCTGTGTCTGGGCTTCCAGATGGCCGTCGTCGAGTACGCCCGGAACGTGCTCGGTCTCGAGGGTGCCCACTCCGCCGAGATGGAGGCGGACACACCCCATCCCGTCATCGACATCCTGCCCGAACAGTACGAGGTCGAGGACATGGGCGGGACGATGCGGCTGGGCGAGCACACGACCGTGATCGAACCCCAGACGCTGGCCTACGAGCTCTACGGTGACACGTCCTGCTCGGAACGACATCGCCACCGCTACGAGGTCAACCCCGAGTACTTCGACGCCTTCGAGGACGAGCCGCTGACGTTCTCCGGCACCGCGGGCAACCGGATGGAGATCCTCGAACTCGACGACCACCCGTTCTTCCTCGGCACGCAGTTCCACCCCGAGTACACGTCCCGACCGGGGCAGCCGAGTCCACCCTTCCTCGGGCTGGTCGAGGCCGTCCTCGAGGAGCCCGATGCCGAGAGCGAGAGCGAACCCGACGATGCCGACACCGAAACGGAGGTAACCCACTGA
- a CDS encoding DUF7126 family protein, translated as MSSTTTAVVAGPDDDGIGAALEGEGVDVTRLDGVISRPQLEEAGVVGVDLYVLTDVGQATTIPIVCDLNDDVRTVVYARRTVPEFVKGQLDIAIDPQLMDARVVADELVD; from the coding sequence ATGAGTTCCACGACGACCGCTGTCGTCGCCGGCCCCGACGACGACGGCATCGGCGCTGCACTCGAGGGTGAGGGCGTCGACGTGACCCGACTCGACGGCGTCATCTCTCGGCCCCAACTCGAAGAGGCGGGCGTCGTCGGGGTCGACCTGTACGTCCTGACCGACGTGGGACAGGCGACCACCATCCCGATCGTCTGTGACCTGAACGACGACGTGCGGACCGTCGTCTACGCGCGACGAACGGTCCCCGAGTTCGTCAAGGGGCAACTCGATATCGCGATCGATCCACAGTTGATGGATGCACGCGTCGTCGCCGACGAACTGGTCGACTGA
- a CDS encoding halocyanin domain-containing protein: MRLLDRRTTIKAIGSSLALGGLGATVSAQDDEEPDYGDWFDDVDAYEETEDLTGEDEVTVDVGAGDDGLQFDPPAIRIDQDATVVWEWTGEGGGHNVVHVPEDEEELEIEGATGADEPVFETEITDEEGITFEHQFEEAGTYLYVCEPHREQGMKGAVVVE; this comes from the coding sequence ATGCGGCTACTCGATCGGCGAACGACGATCAAAGCGATCGGCTCGAGCCTCGCACTCGGCGGGCTCGGTGCCACCGTGAGCGCACAGGACGACGAGGAACCGGACTACGGCGACTGGTTCGACGACGTCGACGCGTACGAGGAAACCGAGGACCTCACCGGTGAGGACGAGGTCACGGTCGACGTCGGGGCCGGGGACGACGGCCTCCAGTTCGATCCGCCCGCGATCCGCATCGACCAGGACGCGACGGTCGTCTGGGAGTGGACCGGCGAGGGCGGCGGTCACAACGTCGTCCACGTGCCCGAAGACGAGGAAGAACTCGAGATCGAGGGCGCGACCGGCGCGGACGAACCCGTCTTCGAGACCGAAATCACGGACGAGGAGGGCATCACCTTCGAACACCAGTTCGAGGAGGCGGGGACGTACCTCTACGTCTGTGAACCCCACCGAGAACAGGGAATGAAAGGCGCAGTCGTCGTCGAGTGA